A DNA window from Vanacampus margaritifer isolate UIUO_Vmar chromosome 19, RoL_Vmar_1.0, whole genome shotgun sequence contains the following coding sequences:
- the LOC144039831 gene encoding enhancer of rudimentary homolog yields the protein MSHTILLVQPTKRPEGRTYADYESVNECMEGVCKMYEEHLKRMNPNSPSITYDISQLFDFIDDLADLSCLVYRADTQTYQPNNKDWIKEKIYVLLRRQAHQAGK from the exons ATG TCTCACACGATCCTGTTGGTTCAGCCCACCAAGAGACCCGAAGGCCGGACATATGCTGACTACGAGTCGGTGAATGAATGCATGGAAG GTGTGTGCAAAATGTATGAAGAGCATCTCAAGAGGATGAATCCAAACAGCCCGTCCATCACATACGATATTAGCCAGTTGTTTGACTTCATTGACGACTTGGCTGACCTGAGCTGTCTTGT TTACAGAGCGGACACCCAAACGTACCAGCCGAATAACAAAGACTGGATCAAGGAGAAGATTTACGTCCTGTTGAGACGTCAAGCTCACCAAGCAGGGAAGTAG